The proteins below come from a single Acidovorax sp. NCPPB 4044 genomic window:
- the rpoH gene encoding RNA polymerase sigma factor RpoH, with amino-acid sequence MTIQSGTATTALAPANAWALIPPLGNLDAYISAVNRLPMLTAEEERNYARRLKEDNDVEAAGRMVMSHLRLVVSIARQYLGYGLPHGDLIQEGNVGLMKAVKRFDPDQNVRLVSYAMHWIKAEIHEYILKNWRMVKVATTKSQRKLFFNLRSMKQGFKANAHSDAGTHRETLSEQEIDVVAQHLNVKREEVIEMETRLSGGDVMLDPSPSDDGEQAYGPIAYLADGAHEPTAMIESRQRDVLATDGIATALAALDDRSRRIVEERWLKVNDDGSGGMTLHELAAVYGVSAERIRQIEVAAMKKMKKALAEYA; translated from the coding sequence ATGACGATTCAATCTGGGACCGCCACGACCGCGCTTGCTCCGGCCAACGCCTGGGCCCTCATCCCCCCGCTGGGCAATCTCGACGCCTACATCTCGGCCGTCAACCGCCTGCCCATGCTCACGGCCGAAGAAGAGCGCAACTACGCGCGCCGGCTGAAGGAAGACAACGACGTGGAAGCCGCCGGCCGCATGGTGATGTCGCACCTGCGCCTGGTGGTGTCGATCGCCCGCCAATACCTGGGTTACGGCCTGCCGCACGGCGACCTGATCCAGGAGGGCAATGTGGGCCTGATGAAGGCCGTGAAGCGTTTCGACCCCGACCAGAACGTGCGGCTGGTGAGCTACGCCATGCACTGGATCAAGGCCGAGATCCACGAATACATCCTGAAGAACTGGCGCATGGTGAAGGTGGCCACCACCAAGAGCCAACGCAAGCTGTTCTTCAACCTGCGCTCGATGAAGCAGGGCTTCAAGGCCAACGCCCACAGCGACGCCGGCACGCACCGGGAGACGCTCTCCGAGCAGGAGATCGACGTGGTGGCGCAGCACCTGAACGTGAAGCGCGAAGAGGTCATCGAGATGGAGACGCGCCTCTCCGGCGGCGATGTGATGCTAGACCCCTCCCCGTCCGACGATGGCGAGCAGGCCTACGGCCCCATCGCCTATCTGGCCGACGGCGCGCATGAGCCCACCGCCATGATCGAGTCGCGCCAACGCGACGTGCTGGCCACCGACGGCATCGCCACCGCACTGGCGGCGCTGGACGACCGCAGCCGCCGCATCGTGGAAGAGCGCTGGCTCAAGGTGAACGACGACGGCTCCGGCGGCATGACGCTGCACGAACTGGCTGCGGTGTACGGCGTGAGCGCCGAGCGCATCCGCCAGATCGAAGTCGCCGCCATGAAGAAGATGAAGAAGGCCCTGGCCGAATACGCCTGA
- the coaD gene encoding pantetheine-phosphate adenylyltransferase: MAQNVLAIYPGTFDPITLGHEDVVRRATQLFGRVTVAVAAGHHKKTLFSLEERIEMVREAVRPYPQVEVESFSGLLRDFVVARGGKAMVRGLRAVTDFDYEFQLAGMNRSLMPEVETVFLTPSDRYQFISSTFVREIAVLGGEVDKFVSVPVCERLAGKVRAMVPAAP, encoded by the coding sequence ATGGCCCAGAACGTCCTCGCCATCTATCCCGGCACCTTCGATCCCATCACGCTGGGCCATGAGGACGTCGTGCGCCGCGCCACGCAACTGTTCGGCCGTGTGACCGTGGCCGTGGCCGCAGGCCACCACAAGAAGACGCTGTTCAGCCTGGAAGAGCGCATCGAGATGGTGCGCGAGGCCGTGCGGCCCTATCCGCAGGTCGAGGTGGAGAGCTTCTCGGGGCTGCTGCGCGACTTCGTGGTGGCGCGCGGCGGCAAGGCCATGGTGCGCGGCCTGCGCGCGGTGACCGATTTCGACTACGAATTCCAGCTGGCCGGCATGAACCGCAGCCTCATGCCGGAGGTCGAGACCGTCTTCCTCACGCCCAGCGACCGGTACCAGTTCATCAGCAGCACCTTCGTGCGCGAGATCGCCGTGCTGGGCGGCGAGGTGGACAAATTCGTCTCCGTGCCCGTCTGCGAGCGGCTCGCCGGCAAGGTGCGGGCGATGGTGCCCGCTGCTCCCTGA
- the ftsY gene encoding signal recognition particle-docking protein FtsY, which yields MAAPPPVVPQVPVTAPVPPAVPVAAPAALAPPPAAPAPVVPVPSGPAPAPQHAAPPAPVRAPVPTPVPAPAPAPQPLPVPAASPVPAPPPAPEERKGWLDRLKNGLRKTGGSIATVFTGTQISDALYEELEEALLMADTGVKATEHLLRDLKRRVKEAKATDPAAVKALLADALADLLRPLEKPLEIGRHTPTVIMVAGVNGAGKTTSIGKLTKHLANEGAAVLLAAADTFRAAAREQLGVWADRNTVEIVSQEGGDPAAVSFDAVSAGKARGKDVVLVDTAGRLPTQLHLMQELQKIKRVITKADGTAPHEVLLVIDGNTGQNALAQVRAFDDALQLTGLIVTKLDGTAKGGVLAAIAQERPVPVYFVGVGEKLEDLETFDAREFAQALLA from the coding sequence ATGGCCGCACCGCCACCGGTCGTGCCCCAGGTTCCGGTGACTGCCCCGGTGCCGCCGGCCGTGCCTGTCGCCGCTCCGGCAGCCCTCGCGCCGCCTCCTGCGGCCCCCGCGCCGGTCGTTCCGGTGCCTTCGGGCCCTGCACCCGCGCCCCAGCACGCTGCGCCCCCCGCGCCGGTGCGCGCGCCCGTGCCGACGCCAGTACCCGCACCCGCACCCGCACCGCAACCCTTGCCGGTGCCCGCAGCGTCCCCCGTGCCCGCGCCGCCCCCGGCGCCCGAGGAGCGCAAGGGCTGGCTCGACCGGCTCAAGAACGGCCTGCGCAAGACCGGCGGCAGCATCGCCACGGTCTTCACCGGCACGCAGATCAGCGACGCGCTCTACGAAGAACTCGAAGAAGCCCTGTTGATGGCCGACACCGGCGTGAAGGCCACCGAACACCTGCTGCGCGACCTCAAGCGCCGCGTGAAGGAGGCCAAGGCCACCGATCCTGCGGCCGTCAAGGCGCTGCTGGCCGACGCGCTGGCCGACCTGCTGCGCCCGCTCGAAAAGCCGCTGGAGATCGGGCGCCACACGCCCACCGTGATCATGGTGGCCGGCGTCAACGGCGCGGGCAAGACCACCTCCATCGGCAAGCTCACCAAGCACCTCGCCAACGAAGGCGCCGCCGTGCTGCTGGCCGCGGCCGACACCTTCCGTGCCGCGGCGCGCGAGCAGCTCGGCGTCTGGGCCGACCGCAATACGGTGGAGATCGTCAGCCAGGAAGGCGGCGACCCCGCGGCCGTGAGCTTCGATGCCGTCAGCGCCGGCAAGGCACGCGGCAAGGACGTGGTGCTGGTGGACACGGCCGGCCGCCTGCCCACGCAACTGCACCTCATGCAGGAGTTGCAGAAGATCAAGCGCGTGATCACCAAGGCCGACGGCACCGCGCCGCACGAGGTGCTGCTCGTGATCGACGGCAACACGGGGCAGAACGCCCTCGCCCAGGTGCGGGCCTTCGACGATGCGCTGCAGCTCACGGGCCTGATCGTCACCAAGCTCGACGGCACCGCCAAGGGCGGCGTGCTGGCCGCCATCGCCCAGGAGCGGCCCGTGCCGGTGTACTTCGTCGGCGTGGGCGAGAAGCTCGAAGACCTCGAGACCTTCGACGCACGCGAATTCGCGCAGGCCCTGCTGGCCTGA
- a CDS encoding Bug family tripartite tricarboxylate transporter substrate binding protein, producing MTRSVKPLLRLCRRRAMAAGLVAALLPGGWASAQQQAPAAAMTPGWPAKPLRIVVGFPAGSSPDLTARTFSEPLAHALGQPVIVENKVGAGGNIGADTVAKATDGHTVGLFINGNLTIAKLINPAVPYDPRKDLAPLSLVGVSPLVLTVPATQAGVPAHADARAFLDAARQAGDRWSYGTPGVGTVGHLGTELLKARTGIAPVHVPYPGYPQVATGMLGGQLQMALLPPALALSQERTGKLRLLGVTSTGRSTLVPGVPSLSEAGVKDFNLEIWNAFAAPAGMPAAVRARLSALIAEIARTPDVRDKLFQQGWQVVGTSAEGLARRIDADTAQMDRVIRSQNIRAE from the coding sequence ATGACACGCTCCGTCAAACCCCTCCTTCGCCTTTGCCGCCGCCGCGCGATGGCCGCCGGCCTTGTTGCCGCCCTGCTTCCCGGCGGATGGGCGTCGGCGCAGCAGCAGGCGCCCGCCGCGGCCATGACACCGGGCTGGCCCGCCAAGCCGCTGCGCATCGTGGTGGGTTTCCCGGCCGGCTCCTCGCCCGACCTGACGGCGCGCACCTTCTCGGAGCCGCTCGCCCACGCGCTGGGCCAGCCCGTGATCGTCGAAAACAAGGTGGGGGCCGGCGGCAACATCGGCGCGGACACAGTCGCCAAGGCCACGGACGGGCACACGGTCGGGCTGTTCATCAACGGCAACCTCACGATCGCCAAGCTCATCAACCCCGCGGTGCCGTACGACCCGCGCAAGGACCTCGCGCCGCTCAGCCTGGTGGGGGTCTCGCCGCTGGTGCTGACGGTGCCTGCGACCCAGGCCGGCGTGCCCGCGCATGCGGACGCCCGCGCTTTCCTGGATGCGGCACGGCAGGCAGGCGACCGCTGGAGCTACGGCACGCCCGGCGTGGGAACCGTGGGCCACCTGGGCACCGAACTGCTGAAGGCCCGCACCGGCATCGCGCCCGTGCACGTGCCCTACCCCGGCTATCCGCAAGTGGCCACGGGCATGCTGGGCGGGCAGTTGCAGATGGCCCTGCTGCCGCCCGCGCTGGCCCTGTCGCAGGAACGCACGGGCAAGCTCCGGCTGCTGGGCGTGACCTCGACCGGACGCAGCACGCTCGTGCCCGGGGTTCCCAGCCTCAGCGAAGCGGGCGTGAAGGACTTCAACCTGGAGATCTGGAATGCGTTCGCGGCCCCGGCCGGCATGCCCGCGGCCGTCCGGGCCCGGCTCTCGGCGCTGATCGCGGAGATCGCCCGCACGCCGGACGTGCGCGACAAGCTCTTCCAGCAGGGCTGGCAGGTGGTGGGTACGTCCGCCGAGGGCCTTGCGCGCCGCATCGATGCGGACACGGCCCAGATGGACCGCGTGATCCGTTCGCAGAACATCCGCGCGGAGTAG
- the rsmD gene encoding 16S rRNA (guanine(966)-N(2))-methyltransferase RsmD encodes MSRAPSRPGASAPRPAARPARSSARAAAGPAAAPEPAHRGAGEVRIIGGQWKRTRLPVLQRPGLRPTPDRVRETLFNWLGQDLAGWHCVDAFAGTGVLGLEAASRGAAEVLLVEGDAGLAEQLRKSCDKLGAETVRVQRGDGLAALRQRAPRSTHLVLLDPPFEGGLFEAALAAAVPGLADDGWVYLEAPQAWDDAALAPFGLAVHRHLRAGAVHAHLLRKV; translated from the coding sequence ATGAGCCGCGCGCCCTCCCGGCCCGGCGCATCCGCACCCCGCCCGGCGGCCCGGCCCGCGCGCTCCTCTGCGCGCGCCGCTGCCGGCCCTGCCGCGGCGCCCGAGCCCGCGCACCGCGGCGCGGGCGAGGTCCGGATCATCGGTGGCCAGTGGAAGCGCACGCGCCTGCCGGTGCTGCAGCGGCCAGGGTTGCGGCCCACGCCGGACCGCGTGCGCGAGACGCTCTTCAACTGGCTGGGCCAGGACCTCGCCGGCTGGCACTGCGTCGATGCGTTCGCCGGCACCGGCGTGCTGGGCCTGGAGGCCGCATCGCGCGGCGCGGCCGAGGTGCTGCTCGTCGAGGGCGATGCCGGGCTGGCCGAGCAGTTGCGCAAGTCGTGCGACAAGCTGGGCGCCGAGACCGTGCGCGTGCAGCGCGGCGACGGCCTGGCCGCACTGCGCCAGCGGGCTCCGCGCTCCACGCACCTGGTGCTGCTCGATCCGCCGTTCGAGGGCGGGCTGTTCGAGGCCGCGCTCGCCGCGGCCGTGCCCGGGCTGGCGGATGACGGGTGGGTCTACCTCGAAGCGCCCCAGGCCTGGGACGATGCCGCGCTCGCGCCCTTCGGGCTGGCCGTGCACCGGCACCTGCGGGCGGGCGCCGTGCATGCCCACTTGCTTCGCAAGGTCTAG
- a CDS encoding M16 family metallopeptidase, with translation MMTFAIKKVAARAMFAAACGLLGTQSAWALLPIQHWTEPNGARIWLVESPGIPMVDVQVDFDAGTRRDPAPQAGLAGAAAAMTSKGVRGEGGEPAMDENALGEAWADLGASLSASAERDGFSYSLRSLTDAGLLDRAARLAARQIAQPAFPQDVWQRERARWSASLKEAETRPGTVAGKAFAQAVFGTHPYGQRTTPETLARIEVADLQAFHARYLQACRARVSIVGAVTRAQAQTLAQTLLSRLPASDATGCAPLPAVPRVQALDKPAEEKIPFASAQAHVLIGQPSFPRKDPDFLALLVGNHILGGGGFTSRLTEEVREKRGLSYSVYSQFSPGLDAGPFVVGLQTRPDQAEQAVKVSREVLARFVAEGPTAAELRAAKDNLIGGFALRIDSNRKLLGNVVNIAWNDLPLDYLEHWTDRVEALTAADIRAALARKLQPDRMVTVVVGGSAP, from the coding sequence ATGATGACTTTTGCTATCAAAAAAGTAGCTGCTCGCGCAATGTTCGCGGCGGCATGCGGCCTGCTGGGCACGCAATCCGCCTGGGCGCTGCTGCCCATCCAGCACTGGACGGAGCCCAATGGCGCCCGCATCTGGCTGGTCGAGAGCCCGGGCATCCCGATGGTGGACGTGCAGGTCGATTTCGATGCCGGCACCCGGCGCGACCCCGCGCCGCAGGCCGGCCTGGCGGGCGCCGCGGCGGCCATGACGTCCAAGGGCGTGCGCGGCGAGGGCGGCGAGCCCGCGATGGACGAGAACGCCCTGGGCGAGGCCTGGGCCGACCTGGGCGCCAGCCTGTCGGCCTCGGCCGAGCGCGACGGCTTCAGCTATTCGCTCAGGTCGCTCACCGACGCCGGCCTGCTGGACCGCGCCGCGCGGCTGGCCGCACGGCAGATCGCCCAGCCCGCCTTCCCGCAGGACGTGTGGCAGCGCGAGCGCGCACGCTGGAGCGCATCCCTCAAGGAGGCCGAGACCCGTCCCGGCACGGTGGCCGGCAAGGCGTTCGCGCAGGCCGTCTTCGGCACCCATCCCTACGGGCAGCGCACCACGCCCGAGACGCTCGCGCGCATCGAGGTGGCGGACCTGCAGGCCTTCCACGCGCGCTACCTGCAGGCCTGCCGGGCCCGCGTGAGCATCGTGGGCGCCGTCACGCGAGCGCAGGCCCAGACCCTGGCGCAGACGCTGCTCTCGCGCCTGCCCGCATCGGACGCCACGGGCTGCGCGCCGCTGCCCGCTGTGCCGCGTGTGCAGGCGCTGGACAAGCCGGCGGAAGAAAAAATTCCGTTCGCCTCGGCGCAGGCCCATGTGCTGATCGGCCAGCCGAGCTTTCCCCGCAAGGACCCGGATTTTCTCGCGCTGCTGGTGGGCAACCACATCCTGGGCGGCGGCGGGTTCACGTCGCGGCTGACCGAGGAGGTGCGCGAGAAGCGGGGCCTGAGCTACAGCGTCTACAGCCAGTTCTCGCCGGGGCTGGATGCGGGGCCCTTCGTCGTCGGCCTGCAGACCCGCCCGGACCAGGCGGAGCAGGCCGTGAAGGTTTCGCGCGAGGTGCTGGCCCGCTTCGTCGCGGAGGGCCCGACCGCCGCCGAACTGCGCGCGGCCAAGGACAACCTCATCGGCGGCTTCGCGCTGCGCATCGACAGCAACCGCAAGCTGCTGGGCAACGTGGTCAACATCGCCTGGAACGATCTGCCGCTGGATTACCTGGAGCACTGGACCGACCGTGTCGAGGCCCTCACCGCGGCCGACATCCGCGCCGCACTGGCGCGCAAGCTGCAGCCGGACCGCATGGTGACCGTGGTGGTCGGCGGGAGCGCGCCATGA
- a CDS encoding zinc-binding metallopeptidase family protein, with protein sequence MQVFNCDQCGHLVFFDSVQCLHCGAKLAFLADQLVMAALAPAVPGLHADGDLWQRVPSHRTESAQPLYRLCHNRIAHGTCNFAVPADDPQRLCPSCRQTRILPDLSEPANLRRWKQIEHAKRQLYYTLARLGLQPAPDGASPVFEFLADQPGHRVMTGHAGGTITLNVAEADDDERARLRLALHEPYRTLLGHLRHESGHFYWDHLLQGSGRVEQFRAVFGDERQDYAAALQAYYASSPHLGAWRENHVSAYATAHPWEDWAETWAHYLHMVDLLETASSYHTGLQIPHGDTSDSYRVGNPFATPEPDFDTMVREWVPLTLLLNSLNRSLGQQDAYPFALSTGALAKLRFVHDLVQSA encoded by the coding sequence ATGCAGGTTTTCAATTGCGACCAGTGCGGTCATCTCGTTTTCTTCGACAGCGTCCAGTGCCTGCACTGCGGCGCGAAGCTCGCCTTCCTCGCCGACCAGCTCGTGATGGCGGCGCTGGCGCCGGCGGTGCCCGGGCTGCACGCCGACGGCGATCTGTGGCAGCGCGTGCCGTCGCACCGCACGGAGAGCGCACAGCCGCTCTATCGCCTCTGCCACAACCGCATCGCGCACGGCACCTGCAATTTCGCCGTGCCGGCCGACGATCCGCAGCGGCTGTGCCCTTCGTGCCGGCAGACGCGCATCCTGCCCGACCTCTCCGAACCCGCGAACCTGCGGCGCTGGAAACAGATCGAGCATGCCAAGCGGCAGCTCTACTACACGCTGGCCCGCCTGGGCCTGCAACCCGCGCCCGATGGCGCCAGCCCGGTGTTCGAGTTCCTGGCCGACCAACCCGGCCACCGCGTCATGACGGGCCATGCGGGCGGCACCATCACGCTCAACGTGGCCGAGGCCGACGACGACGAGCGGGCGCGGCTGCGGCTCGCCCTGCACGAGCCCTACCGCACGCTGCTCGGCCACCTGCGCCACGAATCGGGGCATTTCTACTGGGACCACCTGCTGCAGGGCTCGGGCCGGGTCGAGCAATTCCGGGCGGTCTTCGGCGACGAGCGGCAGGACTATGCCGCAGCGCTGCAGGCCTATTACGCCAGCAGCCCGCACCTGGGCGCATGGCGCGAAAACCATGTGAGCGCCTACGCCACGGCCCACCCCTGGGAGGACTGGGCAGAAACCTGGGCCCACTACCTGCACATGGTCGATCTGCTGGAAACCGCGTCCAGCTACCACACGGGCCTGCAGATCCCCCACGGCGACACCAGCGACAGCTACCGCGTGGGCAACCCCTTCGCGACGCCCGAACCCGATTTCGACACCATGGTCCGCGAATGGGTGCCGCTGACCCTGCTGCTCAACAGCCTGAACCGCAGCCTCGGCCAGCAGGACGCCTATCCCTTCGCCCTCTCCACCGGAGCGCTGGCCAAGCTGCGGTTCGTGCACGACCTCGTGCAGTCCGCCTGA
- a CDS encoding M16 family metallopeptidase, giving the protein MKRALTLLGLLACVHAGAQSPAATTVPAPTSAEGSQPGVQAPSVRQYTLRNGMQLFVQPDRRAPTAVHMVWVRVGSMDEVDGTSGVAHALEHMMFKGTKTVPPGQFSRRVAALGGQENAFTNRDYTGYYQQIPARRLAEVMRLESDRFAHNQWPDTEFKKEIEVIKEERRMRTDDQPRAALIEQLNAAVFTSSPYRRPVVGWMSDLDAMTPDDVRAFHRQWYVPANAAVVVAGDVDPEAVRALAEQTYGRIPARAVPARKPRTEPAQRGLRRIDFKAPAEQAFVALAFRVPSVERLEGLADSDRDALALMVLSGVLSGYDGARLDRALSQGADRVADGADSGASVMGRGPSLFLLTGVPAAGKTAQEVEAALRAEVARVAREGVGDAELSRVKTQWAASTIYARDSLQAQASDLGSNWVQGLPPDADARLLALLRAVTPAQVQAVAARYFGDDQLTVATLLPQPVAPGTRRPAAPANTDGRMH; this is encoded by the coding sequence ATGAAACGCGCACTTACCCTTCTGGGCCTGTTGGCCTGCGTGCACGCCGGGGCGCAATCCCCCGCCGCCACGACCGTCCCCGCCCCCACTTCCGCGGAGGGTTCCCAACCCGGCGTGCAGGCGCCCAGCGTGCGCCAGTACACGTTGCGCAACGGCATGCAGCTGTTCGTGCAGCCCGATCGGCGCGCCCCCACGGCGGTGCACATGGTCTGGGTGCGCGTGGGCTCGATGGACGAGGTGGACGGCACCTCCGGCGTCGCCCACGCGCTGGAGCACATGATGTTCAAGGGCACGAAGACCGTGCCGCCCGGTCAGTTCTCGCGCCGGGTCGCCGCGCTGGGCGGCCAGGAGAACGCCTTCACCAACCGCGACTACACGGGCTACTACCAGCAGATTCCCGCCAGGCGGCTCGCGGAGGTCATGCGCCTCGAATCCGATCGGTTCGCGCACAACCAGTGGCCGGACACAGAGTTCAAGAAAGAGATCGAGGTCATCAAGGAAGAGCGCCGCATGCGCACCGACGACCAGCCCCGCGCCGCGCTGATCGAGCAGCTCAATGCCGCGGTCTTCACGTCCTCGCCGTACCGCCGCCCGGTGGTCGGCTGGATGAGCGACCTCGACGCGATGACGCCCGACGACGTGCGCGCCTTCCATCGCCAGTGGTATGTGCCCGCCAATGCCGCCGTGGTGGTGGCCGGCGACGTGGACCCGGAGGCCGTCCGTGCGCTCGCCGAGCAGACCTATGGCCGCATCCCCGCGCGTGCCGTGCCCGCCCGCAAGCCGCGCACCGAGCCCGCGCAGCGCGGCCTGCGCCGCATCGATTTCAAGGCGCCGGCCGAACAGGCCTTCGTGGCGCTGGCCTTCCGCGTGCCCAGCGTGGAGCGGCTGGAGGGCCTTGCCGATTCCGACCGCGATGCGCTGGCGCTCATGGTGCTCTCGGGCGTGCTGAGCGGCTACGACGGGGCGCGCCTGGACCGCGCGCTGAGCCAGGGCGCCGACCGCGTGGCCGACGGCGCGGACAGCGGTGCGTCGGTCATGGGCCGGGGCCCGAGCCTTTTCCTGCTCACGGGCGTGCCGGCCGCCGGCAAGACCGCCCAGGAGGTCGAGGCCGCGCTGCGTGCCGAGGTGGCGCGCGTGGCCCGCGAAGGCGTGGGCGATGCCGAACTCTCCCGCGTGAAGACGCAGTGGGCCGCCTCCACCATCTATGCGCGCGATTCGTTGCAGGCCCAGGCCAGCGACCTGGGCAGCAACTGGGTGCAGGGCCTGCCGCCCGACGCCGATGCCCGCCTGCTCGCGCTCTTGCGCGCCGTGACGCCCGCCCAGGTGCAGGCCGTCGCCGCGCGTTACTTCGGCGACGACCAGCTCACCGTGGCGACGCTGCTGCCCCAGCCCGTGGCCCCCGGCACCCGCCGCCCGGCCGCGCCCGCGAACACCGATGGGCGCATGCACTGA
- a CDS encoding oxidoreductase, translating to MQTFRIVVIGAGETGTPLLRHLLTAPFVQILGVADLDLSLPGIALARDHGAPVTHDYMELLEHHGPAVDIVIDVTGQASVRDALRKHMVDTGNQSTVILHERIALLMMSLSAGALVAGRHGEAAYA from the coding sequence ATGCAAACATTCCGAATCGTTGTCATCGGTGCCGGCGAGACCGGCACGCCGCTGCTGCGGCATCTGCTCACGGCACCTTTCGTACAGATCCTGGGGGTGGCCGACCTGGACCTCTCCCTGCCCGGCATCGCTCTCGCGCGCGACCATGGCGCGCCCGTGACGCACGACTACATGGAGCTGCTCGAACACCATGGCCCGGCCGTGGACATCGTCATCGACGTCACCGGCCAGGCTTCCGTGCGGGACGCGCTGCGCAAGCACATGGTGGACACCGGCAACCAGAGCACCGTGATCCTGCACGAGCGGATTGCGCTGCTGATGATGTCGCTCTCCGCCGGCGCCCTGGTGGCCGGGCGCCACGGCGAGGCCGCCTACGCCTGA
- a CDS encoding Crp/Fnr family transcriptional regulator codes for MPLPETDRKTCHDCSSRHQCLIGRQSDAARAPWAAMVEERRFRKGDVLQHQGETAGAVAVIKVGTALLQRAGADQVARPVAIAGCGQALGTSAVLGTPEDLTWVALMEGRLCEVPAAALLRAGGGGTEFLQSLLREEVQARARLADWSGLLRRRGVTAQLASALLQLSQLQRSTLVRLPTHTVLASLLATTRETVARSLTQLALHGAVVRHDRWHCAIVRGPLMALLEGRAVKAPAAALPVTAATLAVPTLAPVAAAPLRRRVARREASIPVARRPARAAAAPKAPSAQAVQA; via the coding sequence ATGCCCCTTCCCGAAACGGACCGCAAGACCTGCCACGACTGTTCGAGCCGCCACCAGTGCCTGATCGGCCGCCAGAGCGATGCGGCGCGCGCGCCCTGGGCCGCGATGGTCGAGGAACGCCGCTTCCGCAAGGGAGACGTGCTGCAGCACCAGGGCGAGACGGCCGGGGCCGTGGCCGTGATCAAGGTCGGCACGGCGCTGCTGCAGCGCGCTGGCGCCGATCAGGTAGCGCGGCCGGTGGCGATAGCGGGGTGCGGGCAGGCCCTGGGCACCAGCGCCGTGCTGGGCACCCCGGAAGACCTGACGTGGGTGGCCCTGATGGAAGGCAGGCTCTGCGAGGTGCCCGCGGCCGCGCTGCTGCGCGCCGGCGGCGGCGGCACCGAGTTCCTGCAGTCCCTGCTGCGCGAAGAGGTGCAGGCCCGGGCCCGCCTTGCGGACTGGTCGGGGCTGCTGCGGCGGCGCGGCGTGACGGCGCAGCTCGCCAGCGCACTGCTGCAGCTCTCTCAGTTGCAGCGCAGCACGCTGGTTCGCCTTCCGACGCACACCGTCCTCGCATCGCTGCTGGCCACCACGCGGGAGACCGTCGCGCGTTCGCTCACCCAGCTTGCCCTGCACGGCGCAGTCGTGCGGCACGACCGCTGGCACTGCGCGATCGTGCGCGGGCCGCTGATGGCCCTGCTCGAAGGCCGGGCCGTGAAGGCACCGGCAGCGGCATTGCCAGTGACTGCGGCGACCTTGGCAGTTCCGACGTTGGCGCCGGTAGCGGCGGCGCCCCTGCGGCGGCGCGTGGCGCGGCGAGAGGCCAGCATCCCGGTCGCACGGCGGCCCGCACGCGCGGCGGCAGCGCCCAAGGCGCCTTCAGCCCAGGCTGTGCAGGCCTGA
- a CDS encoding hemerythrin domain-containing protein, with protein sequence MPTTPRSAPDACTLLDADHRKVKKMFKEYDELVGSKAKSAAARKLELAQQICIELTVHAQIEEEIFYPALREALKETDLLDEAEVEHASAKDLIAQIQDADLADDKFDAKVTVLGEYIDHHVKEERNEIFVKARASRKLDLVAMRETLQARKEELMAEMVEMA encoded by the coding sequence ATGCCCACGACCCCACGTTCCGCTCCCGATGCCTGCACCCTGCTCGATGCCGACCACCGCAAGGTCAAGAAGATGTTCAAGGAATACGATGAACTGGTCGGCTCCAAGGCCAAGAGCGCTGCAGCCAGGAAGCTGGAATTGGCGCAGCAGATCTGCATCGAACTGACGGTGCACGCGCAGATCGAAGAGGAAATCTTCTACCCCGCGCTCCGCGAAGCGCTCAAGGAAACCGACCTGCTCGACGAAGCCGAGGTCGAGCATGCGAGCGCCAAGGATCTGATCGCCCAGATCCAGGATGCCGATCTGGCCGACGACAAGTTCGACGCCAAGGTCACGGTGCTGGGCGAATACATCGACCACCACGTGAAGGAAGAGCGCAACGAGATCTTCGTCAAGGCCCGTGCCTCGCGGAAGCTGGACCTCGTCGCGATGCGCGAGACCCTCCAGGCCCGCAAGGAAGAACTCATGGCGGAAATGGTCGAGATGGCCTGA